In the Populus trichocarpa isolate Nisqually-1 chromosome 1, P.trichocarpa_v4.1, whole genome shotgun sequence genome, one interval contains:
- the LOC7459150 gene encoding N-alpha-acetyltransferase MAK3 isoform X2 encodes MDAVQEREKKEEFDASEIEYVSYGGEHHLPLIMNLVDQELSEPYSIFTYRYFVYLWPQLSFLAFHEGKCVGTVVCKMGDHRNSTFRGYIAMLVVIKPYRGRGIATELVTRSIQVMMESGCEEVCQVLVGVPFGLYSSKCSM; translated from the exons ATGGACGCAGttcaagaaagagagaaaaaagaagaattcgATGCATCAGAGATTGAATACGTTAGCTATGGTGGTGAGCATCACCTACCATTAATCATGAATCTTGTCGATCAAGAACTTAGTGAGCCTTACTCCATCTTTACCTACCGTTACTTTGTTTATCTTTGGCCACAACTTTCTTTCTTG GCGTTTCACGAAGGCAAATGTGTAGGGACTGTTGTTTGTAAGATGGGGGATCATCGGAATTCAACTTTTAGAGGTTACATTGCTATGTTAGTTGTCATCAAACCTTATCGAGGAAGAGGCATTG CTACTGAACTTGTTACCAGATCTATTCAAGTGATGATGGAATCTGGATGCGAAGAGGTTTGTCAAGTTTTAGTTGGTGTACCTTTTGGTTTGTACTCATCTAAATGTAGCATGTGA
- the LOC7459150 gene encoding N-alpha-acetyltransferase MAK3 isoform X3 gives MDAVQEREKKEEFDASEIEYVSYGGEHHLPLIMNLVDQELSEPYSIFTYRYFVYLWPQLSFLAFHEGKCVGTVVCKMGDHRNSTFRGYIAMLVVIKPYRGRGIATELVTRSIQVMMESGCEEL, from the exons ATGGACGCAGttcaagaaagagagaaaaaagaagaattcgATGCATCAGAGATTGAATACGTTAGCTATGGTGGTGAGCATCACCTACCATTAATCATGAATCTTGTCGATCAAGAACTTAGTGAGCCTTACTCCATCTTTACCTACCGTTACTTTGTTTATCTTTGGCCACAACTTTCTTTCTTG GCGTTTCACGAAGGCAAATGTGTAGGGACTGTTGTTTGTAAGATGGGGGATCATCGGAATTCAACTTTTAGAGGTTACATTGCTATGTTAGTTGTCATCAAACCTTATCGAGGAAGAGGCATTG CTACTGAACTTGTTACCAGATCTATTCAAGTGATGATGGAATCTGGATGCGAAGAG CTATGA
- the LOC7459150 gene encoding N-alpha-acetyltransferase MAK3 isoform X4: protein MDAVQEREKKEEFDASEIEYVSYGGEHHLPLIMNLVDQELSEPYSIFTYRYFVYLWPQLSFLAFHEGKCVGTVVCKMGDHRNSTFRGYIAMLVVIKPYRGRGIGPFFVFLHLGWHLQRIGCGL from the exons ATGGACGCAGttcaagaaagagagaaaaaagaagaattcgATGCATCAGAGATTGAATACGTTAGCTATGGTGGTGAGCATCACCTACCATTAATCATGAATCTTGTCGATCAAGAACTTAGTGAGCCTTACTCCATCTTTACCTACCGTTACTTTGTTTATCTTTGGCCACAACTTTCTTTCTTG GCGTTTCACGAAGGCAAATGTGTAGGGACTGTTGTTTGTAAGATGGGGGATCATCGGAATTCAACTTTTAGAGGTTACATTGCTATGTTAGTTGTCATCAAACCTTATCGAGGAAGAGGCATTG GTCCATTCTTTGTTTTCCTACACTTGGGATGGCATTTACAAAGGATTGGATGTGGGCTTTGA
- the LOC7459150 gene encoding N-alpha-acetyltransferase MAK3 isoform X5, translating to MDAVQEREKKEEFDASEIEYVSYGGEHHLPLIMNLVDQELSEPYSIFTYRYFVYLWPQLSFLAFHEGKCVGTVVCKMGDHRNSTFRGYIAMLVVIKPYRGRGIVKFSPYCSY from the exons ATGGACGCAGttcaagaaagagagaaaaaagaagaattcgATGCATCAGAGATTGAATACGTTAGCTATGGTGGTGAGCATCACCTACCATTAATCATGAATCTTGTCGATCAAGAACTTAGTGAGCCTTACTCCATCTTTACCTACCGTTACTTTGTTTATCTTTGGCCACAACTTTCTTTCTTG GCGTTTCACGAAGGCAAATGTGTAGGGACTGTTGTTTGTAAGATGGGGGATCATCGGAATTCAACTTTTAGAGGTTACATTGCTATGTTAGTTGTCATCAAACCTTATCGAGGAAGAGGCATTG TGAAATTCTCTCCATACTGCAGCTACTGA
- the LOC7459150 gene encoding N-alpha-acetyltransferase MAK3 isoform X1: MDAVQEREKKEEFDASEIEYVSYGGEHHLPLIMNLVDQELSEPYSIFTYRYFVYLWPQLSFLAFHEGKCVGTVVCKMGDHRNSTFRGYIAMLVVIKPYRGRGIGNGFFFFSFWDFVHSFRLCWIIYVNLGLVFNVLYIYWKQERKGGEGFQDIGHALLTLMVEIWMFGMIMCINWLHLI; this comes from the exons ATGGACGCAGttcaagaaagagagaaaaaagaagaattcgATGCATCAGAGATTGAATACGTTAGCTATGGTGGTGAGCATCACCTACCATTAATCATGAATCTTGTCGATCAAGAACTTAGTGAGCCTTACTCCATCTTTACCTACCGTTACTTTGTTTATCTTTGGCCACAACTTTCTTTCTTG GCGTTTCACGAAGGCAAATGTGTAGGGACTGTTGTTTGTAAGATGGGGGATCATCGGAATTCAACTTTTAGAGGTTACATTGCTATGTTAGTTGTCATCAAACCTTATCGAGGAAGAGGCATTGGTaatggcttcttttttttttcattttgggatTTTGTGCACAGTTTTAGGTTGTGTTGGATTATATATGTGAATCTTGGATTGGTTTTTAATGTACTATATATTTATTGGAAACAAGAAAGGAAAGGGGGTGAGGGTTTTCAAGACATTGGACATGCATTGTTAACATTAATGGTAGAAATATGGATGTTTGGAATGATTATGTGTATAAACTGGCTGCATTTGATTTGA